CTCCCAGCTGGGCTGTACTGTGGAGCGCTTGCATTTGAGAGGATGGGGAAACCAGTTAATAAGAGCTGCGAGAtgtcagaaagaaaggaaagggtgTCGAGGTGGTAGTATAGCATAGGTTAGGCAAAGCAATTGCCTTAGAAGAAACATCTCCCAAAAGCAGAAGTTTGTCTACCGAGATGGGGTTGGATTGGAAATATCGTAGTGCCCATCActgtgctgtggtttggaggaAATGTTGGTTACTGAGGAGGAGCCATGTGTGGATGAAGGGGCAGAGTCTGATTATATTTTGGCTGGAATCTGTACTTCCTCATGGCACCGAGGAAGATGCAGAAACCATGATGGTGTTGGACATTGCAGTCAGATATTTTAATAGTGTGCTGTTGTCTTCTCTCCTTCGCTGCTTCGCAATCAGGATGCATCGAATGATGAAAGAAGAATCGAGTTTCAGGACAAGCAGCCTGGAAAACACGACGCGGGACCCGGGCaaagaaaagctgcacatgAAGCTCTGCAGTGGGTCCTGCCATGCTGAGCAAATCCTCCAGACACTGAACTCCTACCGGCAGAGCGGCATCTTCACAGATGTGGTGCTATTAATTGATGGACAAGAATTCCCCTGTCACCGTGCCACTTTGTCAGCCAACAGCACGTATTTCCGGGCCATGTTTGGTGGCAATCTCAAGGAAGGCCACCAGGATATCATTAACATCCAGAAGATATCTGCGTCCACTATGTCTCTCCTTCTTGACTATATGTACGGGGGGAACATCATCATTCAGGAGGACAACGTTGAAGGCATCTTGGAACTGTCTGACTTGCTGCAGATCTCCAAGCTCAGAGATGCTTGTGTCACCTTCCTTGAAGGCCAGCTTCACCCATGCAATTGTTTGGGCATCATGAAGTTTGCTGATTCATTCTCCATTGCGTCTCTgacagaaaagagcaagaggTTCATGCTGGAGTGCTTTGTGGAGGTGTCGTGTCATGAAGAGTTCCTGGAGATGGGTGTGAAGGAACTGGTTGAATATCTATCCGATGAACAGCTGGTGGTCCCCAAGGAGGAAGTGGTCTTTGAAGCAGTCATGCGCTGGGTTCGGCATGACATACCTGCCAGGAAGGGAGCCTTGAAGGACCTCCTTGAGCATGTGCGTCTGCCCCTGCTCGACCCCACCTACTTCCTGGAGAAGGTGGAAATGGATGGACTCATCCAGGACTCGAAGGAGTGCATTCCTCTACTGCACGAGGCCCGCAAGTACTACATCCTTGGGAATGAGGTCAGCTCTTTACGATCGAGGCCCAGAAGGTAAAACACAGTGTCTTCTCTAGACTGGCATGGCCTAAGTTGATGGATGTTAAAGTTTGAGGGGcgttcttggggtttttttcttttttgttgtttttttttttccctccaattGCTTCTCTTTTGGCCTCCCTGTTTCCAAAAGAAAGGCATTGGAGATGTTTGCCTGGCTTAAAGGATTCCTGTGAAATTTATACTAATGCATGTGAcgctttttttctgttgttgttgttgttgttgttggcaAGAAGTGCTCTAGTCACGCTGCTCTGGGTGTGCAATGATGCTATCCAGATGCGTGTCCAGACTATGGGCAGGATGGGGTGTTTGTAGCTCTTTATTTCTATCTGCTTTCACTAATGGGTAGAGCACTGGGTTGAGACCTGTTTTCCATTCCCAGTTCTGCCACTGGTCTGCTCTCATTTCACCTCTTTTGGTCTCTCTCCCACCTTCTTCAGGCTGTCTGTTAGCAGGAAGGCTCGGACCAGTCTCAGTCCTCCTGGCCGTCAGCGTGATGCCTGGCTCAAAGGCATTGCTGCAGGCTCAGGAATTaatgttcagggaaaaaaagcagttactGTCCAGGTGGCTACCTAGGCatccccaatttttttttttttctttttttctttccattgatttATTGATGAACAGCAAGAAGATAAAGAGATGCTGGTCCAGGTAGCTGCCAGTGTAAAGTGGaggaggcaaagaaaaagtgatttctaGGGTTGGGTGTGTGTAAAAATCTGCACCTTTTTTGTGACTGTGAAGTTTGGATTTGACTAGCCACATTTTAAGTCTCTGCTGTACCTTCATGGTGCCACAGGTCCCTTAGGGTGTGCTTGGTAAGAGTGCTGATGGACACCTCTGCTCTGGGCTGGGTTGCCATATCAAACTGAGTTGGTTTGCAAGGCTCCCCATCCTTTTCCAGAGGACACCCATGAccacggggctgcagggccaggTTCTTGTGCTCTCCTGCTCTTCAGCCCAAGGagtgcagggtttttttgccgCTCAGTGGGCAGAAGGACGGGGGTTGCCCCAGTGCATCTCAGAAGCCCCAGCCTGGCATTGAGGGCATGTTTCTGTCAGGTGGAAGAGATGGTTTGACACACCTTCTCTGTGCTGAATACCACAACAGGCTATTATATACAGAACTGCTCAACAACAGGGTCCATGGTGATCTCCTCAAGGACACAAACAGCTAAAATTCACTGGGGATAAATCCCACCCCCCAGCATCCACATTTTACCTCCCTCCTTTTACAGCTTGGGTCTTAAGTGAATTGTTTCAGCTTGCACAAAccatggcagagctggggatTGGACCAAGTCTTTCAAATCCTCTTtcaccctcctccttcctctcccctcctctcctgcagagCCGTTCCTCTCTTGCCACCTACTAGTTGGCAGgattttccttcccctgctgtCTGTCTCGTCTGCTCGCTGCTATTagggctggagagagagagagatttccTGGAAACACTTCTCTCTCCAGGCAGAGAGCTTGCCGCAGGCAGGCTGCCAGGAACAGCTTTCCATGCTCGTGGCTGTGCCTTACGGATTATTAGGTTCGATTGTGCTGGAAGGGGGAGGGTGAGTGGCAGGAGGCAATCTCATGAGGGACTTCTAAAGGTcattcccattttctttccctatgCAGTTTGGACCCCTTCCCACCTAAGCTAGGAGGTGCCTTTGATTTGATTGTGCAGACAAAAGGGAATGTGCAGGGGTGAAACGATTTGCCCAGAAAATCAGTAGCTGATGCA
Above is a genomic segment from Gymnogyps californianus isolate 813 chromosome 1, ASM1813914v2, whole genome shotgun sequence containing:
- the KLHL35 gene encoding kelch-like protein 35, whose protein sequence is MHRMMKEESSFRTSSLENTTRDPGKEKLHMKLCSGSCHAEQILQTLNSYRQSGIFTDVVLLIDGQEFPCHRATLSANSTYFRAMFGGNLKEGHQDIINIQKISASTMSLLLDYMYGGNIIIQEDNVEGILELSDLLQISKLRDACVTFLEGQLHPCNCLGIMKFADSFSIASLTEKSKRFMLECFVEVSCHEEFLEMGVKELVEYLSDEQLVVPKEEVVFEAVMRWVRHDIPARKGALKDLLEHVRLPLLDPTYFLEKVEMDGLIQDSKECIPLLHEARKYYILGNEVSSLRSRPRRFMELAEVIIVIGGCDKKGLLKLPFTDLYHPKSRQWTALSSVPGYTKSEFAACTLKNDVYISGGHISSNDVWVLSSQLNVWIKVACLQKGRWRHKMATLQGKIYAVGGFDGFYRLSSMECYDTFSNSWSTLAPLPQAVSSAAVVSCLNKLYVLGGAVDDTANTDKVQCYDPEDNKWTLLSPTPFYQRCISAVCLDNIIYVVGGLLSKIFSYDPRKDSWREVATLPGPLESCGLTVCGGKIYILGGRDENGEGTDKAFTFDPVTGSVEQQPPLQRCTSYHGCVTILQRMNR